GCAATTTATCAAATTAGCTACAGAAAATGGTTGTAATTTAACAGCAGAGGAACTTGCCTGGTTTTTAATTACAAGGAAACAGATTTGGGATACTTTTGACTTAGCACAAAAAACACCATCACTCAAAGAAGAATTGCTCGCAGCTAAAAATCCGCAAGATTTTATCAAAATAGCGGCAGAGAATGGGTACTATTTTTCTGTAAAAGAATTGGCTTGGCTTTTAACTGAACTCAAGTCATTTTCTGAATTAGTACCCATTAACAACAGCGTAGGTGAGATTCTCACAGTCTCGAACTACGGCAAAATTGAAATAGGATACTGGATTTGGCTAGCAGAAGACTGGGGAATTGTGCCACCATTCTGTCATTTAGATCAGCCTGATACTCGCCTAACCCAATATACGCCTAATCCTTTTTTGCCCGATCGCTGTTTCTTACCCAAGAGCTACTTTAATCAACGTCTGTTGAGTCTGGTGTAGTATCCAGAAATGGGAGCAGGGGAGCAGGGGTGCAGGGGAGCAGGGGAGCAAGATAATAATTATTCTCCCTCATCCCCCTCATCTCCCTCATCTCCCCCATCCCCCCCATCTTTGAATACAACTCAGTAACAACTGTTGGTAGTGGTTAAATATAAATACAGTGAAGCATCCTAAAATCTAGGATGCTTCACAATAAAAAGTTGAATTGTTGCATAAGCAACAATACTTAAGTAGATGTAACGTATTAGCTAGCAGAAACCTTTAAACTACTAGGTTGTCCTAGATTACCTTGCAAAACCACACTCCGTTGATTGGCATAGAGATGACGCAGAATCTTGTAAATTGCCTCAACTTGGTCAGCAGCGCCTGCTTTATCGGCAATTTCTTCCAAGGAAAGGGGAGTTTTTTCTTTTTGTAAGACTGCTAATACTCGTGTTTGCAAGTCAAGAATGACCGCAGCAGCTTTTTTGCCAGCTTCCACCCCTGGTTGATGGTAGGCGTTGATGTTGACTAGGCTGGCGTAGAAACCAACAGCCCGTTCATACAAAGCAATTAGCGCCCCGACAGTTCTGGCGTTCACTTGAGGAATAGTAACTGTAATCGAATCGCGCTGATTTTCATAAAGCGCTTGTCGAGTTCCTTGGAGAAAACCAGAAAGATAATCGCCTCCTGTGACTCCAGGATCAATTTCTGGAGATGATCCGTTACGGTCTTCCAAAACTTCGATTAAGGTAGCAAAGAAATTCGGTACACCTTCACGCAACTGCTGCACGTAAGCGTGTTGGTCTGTTGAACCTTTGTTACCATAAACAGCGATGCCTTGATGGACAACGTTGCCGTCTAAGTCTTTTTCCTTACCCAGAGATTCCATCACCAGCTGTTGCAAATAGCGGCTGAACAACAGCAAGCTGTCCTTATATGGCAGGACAACCATGTCTTTTTCACCCCGTCCATTGCCAGAAAAATACCATGATAAAGCCAACAGGGCAGCTGGGTTATTTTTCACATCCAGGACGCGGGTAGCGTCATCCATTTCTTTTGCGCCTTCTAGCATGGCGCGAACATCAATACCCTGTAAAGCTGCTGGAACTAGCCCCACAGCAGACATTTCAGAGGTGCGTCCTCCCACCCAGTCATACATGGGAAACCTGGCTAACCAACCTTCAGACTGAGCCACTTTATCTAAATTGCTATCAGGGCTAGTAATAGCTACAGCATATTGAGCAAAGTCCAAATTGTGCCCAGCATAGGCTTTTTTGACCTCAATCATGCCATTGCGGGGTTCTGGTGTGCCACCTGATTTAGAGATGACTAACACCAAAGTGCTGGCAAGGTTGTTTCGCAGATGATTGAGAGTGCGGTCAATACCTGCGGGATCACTGTTGTCGATAAAGTGAATTTTTAGGGGTGGGAAATCAGGCGCTAAAGCTTCAGCTACAAATTGGGGGCCCAGAGCAGAACCACCGATACCAATGGAAATCACATCAGTAAAGCGGCTTGCTCTAGGAGGATGAATAGCACCTGTTTGGACTTTTTCAGCAAAGGCTTCGATTTTTTCTAGAGTTTGGACAATTTCTTGTGTAAGCTCTGGAGTGGGTGCTAGATCGGGATTTCGCAGCCAGTAGTGACCAACCATGCGGTTTTCGTCAGGGTTAGCGATCGCACCCTTTTCTAATTCCGCCATATCCGCAAACGCTTTGTCAAACTTCGGCTGCAACGACTCCACAAAAGCGTCATCAAAACGCATCCGACTTACATCTAGATAAAGTCCTAATCCCTCGTGGAAATATAACCAATTTTGGTATCGTTGCCAAAGTGCCCTTGCATCCATAGGGAAATCTCAAGTAAAGTGTTTTTCCAAAACAAGTTTAATTTAAGGATAGAGCCATCCCTGCCTAGCCTTATACAGTTTACAGTTTTAAGTGTTGGTCTAACTCTTTAGCTTAAACATCTGGCATAGGGATGACCCGCAAAAATTTGACAATTTCACCCCTAATTTCTATACCAATAAGATACTTATCTATAGTAAAGCGATGAAAAATACCCTCACTATCAAGCTGCCGCAGTTCTGGAAGACTATGCAGTAGTCCCTTTTGGGCAAACTCCAAAAACACAAAATCATATACCCGCTGGTAGGCAACGGGTTCTAAACTTCTCAAGTCTATCAAAAAAGACCTGGCGTACCGCACTTCCAGATTCACTAGGCGTCACCTTTACTAGGGACTGAGCATTAGGCATTGGGGATTGGGGATAGAGAACAGTTATCAGCAAAGAATTTGATAACTGATAACTGGTTTAAGTACCCAGTCCCCAGTCCCCAGTACCCAGTACCCAGTCCCCAGTCCCCAGTCCCCAGTCCCTTTTTCATTACTGATTCAGACGAACATTAGCACACGTATTGCTTCTTCTTGGGTTAAAATGTCCCACGGTTGCTGGAATTGTTTAACGTTTTGTATTTCTTTTAGCATGTAAAAGTCGCAATGCAAAGCGTGGACAGAATTCCAAACGCTATCGAGTTCTTCATCGCCTAACTGCTCGATTAAGTGATGGATTCTAATTCGTAGTAAATTCATGTATCAATAAAATATTACCCAAAACTCAAAGGTATTGTTCCCAGAAATTGGTCATAGTTAACGGCAAGATTATATTATCTTCAAGCAGGGGAGCAGGGGAGCAGGGGGGCAGGGGGGCAGGGGAGCAGGGGAGCAGGGGAGCGGGGGGGATGGGGAGAGGGGGAGAATAACTATTGACTATTGACTATTGACTATTGACTATTGACTAAATTATGGTTGACTATCTCATCTTTTTGACAATTTCTACGGCAATCCTTGCCCTGTTTAGCTTGGGACTCAATTTACAGTGGGGCTTTACGGGGTTAATTAACTTTGGCCATGTTGCTTTTATGACCTTAGGGGCTTATACGACAGTATTGTTAAGCTTAAAAGGTGTGCCTCTATTTATATCAGCAGTAATTGGGGCTATAGTAGCAGCAATGCTAGGCTTGGTAATTGGTTTCGCAACTCTACGCTTGCGGGAAGATTATCTAGCAATTGTCACTATCGGGACAGGAGAACTAATTCGTTTGGTACTCAACAACCAAGAATTACCTGTAGGTGACACCTGGGTGTCCGGGGCGTTTGGGGTACAAAGTTATCCTATACCTTTAACGACAGAACCGAATTTGTTTTTTCGACTGGTGATGATTGGACTGCTGACGCTACTGGCTGCTGTGACTTTCTTTATGTTGTGGCGATGGATTCGTCAGGCAAAAATATCCATAGTTGCTGATTCATCTCAAGAAATAGTTAGCAAGCAAGAATTTACAACGCGCTTGGGTGTGGCTATTGTCTTAAGCCTGTTAACGGCTGCGATTTATATTTCTGGAGTTATCACCCTGTATAATTACAACCCCAAAGGGGGTTTGATGCTGTTGTCACTGTTGATATTAGCATTTATATTTTGGCGGTTGGCAATTTTGGTGCGATCGCCTTGGGGTCGAGTCCTCAAAGCTATCCGCGAAGATGAAGAAGTCCCGAAGGCAATGGGCAAAAATGTCTTTTGGTATAAAGTACAATCTCTCATGCTAGGGGGTGCGATCGCCGGTATCGCCGGTGCTTTCTACGCATGGCAACTCAGCGCTATTTACCCTGATAAGACTTTTGAACCGCAGGTAACTTTTGATGCTTGGATTATGGTAATTATCGGCGGTTCTAGTAATAATATCGGCACTATCTTAGGTGCGGTGATCTTTATTGCTTACGATGCCATCACGCGCGAAGTTATGCCCAGAATTATCCCCCTTGATGAAGCGCGTCTGGGTGCATTTCGCATCATGGTTATCGGTCTAATTTTGATGGTGCTGATGATTTGGCGTCCTCAAGGTATCTTAGGGAAAAAGGAGGAACTCACACTTGGTAAATAACCAGTTTCATCAATCATCCTCACTTCCTTTATTGGTAGCCACGGGACTTTGTAAAAGCTTTGGTGGTATCAAAGCTGTATATAATGCCAACATTGAAGTTAACAAAGGCAGCATTACTGGCTTGATTGGGCCAAATGGTGCTGGTAAAACCACTTTATTTAACTTACTCTCAAACTTCATTCGCCCAGATAAGGGACGAGTAATTTTTGATGGCGAACCGATTCATCACTTACAACCATATCAAATTGCTCAGCAGGGAATAGTACGTACCTTTCAGGTTCCCCGTACTCTCTCGCGGTTGTCGGTGTTAGATAATATGCTCCTGGCGGCACAAAAACAAACAGGTGAAAATTTTTGGCAAGTGCAGTTGCAACCACATATCGTTGCCAAAGAAGAAAAGCAACTGCAAGAACAAGCAATGTCTCTGTTAGCAGCCGTGGGTTTAGCAAAAAAAGCACACGACTATGCTGGTAGTTTATCAGGGGGACAACGCAAGCTGCTGGAAATGGGACGGGCACTGATGACTAATCCTAAGTTAATTTTGTTAGATGAACCAGCAGCCGGGGTGAATCCAAAACTGATTGATGATATATGCGATCGCATTATTACCTGGAACCGCCAAGATGGCATGACATTTCTGATTATTGAACACAATATGGATGTGATTATGTCATTGTGCGATCGCGTTTGGGTGCTTGCAGAAGGGCAAAATTTAGCTGATGGTGCCCCAACAGAAATTCAGACTAATCCTAAAGTTCTCGAAGCATATTTGGGAAAATAGTCAGTTGTCAGTTGTCAGTTGTTTTATCTCCCCCATTTCCCTCATTTCTCCTGCTCCCCTGCTCCCTATCTCCCCTGCCCCCCCGCTCCCCTGCTCCCCATCCCCCCTGCTCCCCTGCTCCCCATCCCACCACTACATCTCTGTAATACGGCAATAAACTCCATTCTCTCGCTGCATTAACTGGTAACTAATCAATTCCCGCCGCAAGGTAGCGCAGTCGGGATGGTAGCGCTTGAGAATTTCATTCATTGTGCGTTCGGGGTAGTGAACCCTTGGGTCAAATTTGCTTGCTAACCACTTGAGTATTACTAAGCGCTTTTTACGGCTAGCAGGAATTTCTTTGAGGCGTTGAACTCCCTCCAAACTGGTAATATCAACCTCCAAATAACTTTTTAGAACTTTGTTTTCCCAGGCTTCAGTATCCACATCTTCGATCAAAGATGCCATTTTTTCAGGTGTAAAAATTTCCTTGCTGATATTTTGCAAAGCTTCGTTATCCAATTGATACAAACGGCTATTACCTTCAGGGCGCATAGTTACCAAATTTAGTTCCTTGAGTTTGGCTAGATGGTGGGATACTGTTGGCTCCTTGAGTTGCATGAGTGCCGCCAATTCTTCAACGCTGCACTCCTGAGTCGCCAGGATACCCACAATCTTCAATCGGCTTTCGTCAGCTAAGGCTTTGAAAAATTGCAGCAGGGTCTGAAACTGTTCTCTTTTCATAATTTGTTATCTATAATCCGACCTCAATCTAATTAGAAAGAAATCAAATTAGTCGTGCTGTTTTCATCCGATGTAGCAAAAGCTTTGCTTCGGTGAATCGTGAATTAATGTTAATTTTGTAATTCGTTTTGTAAATTATTGAGATTTCTTAATTTGTTCTTTACATTTCGCTATGTGACGACAGGCATTAATTAGGAACAGATATCAAGGGAATATCCTCAAGCCAAGTACCTGACTTGTGCAAGTAGCTAAATTATTGTTGAGTATAGACTAAAGTAGCTGCACATCACTTTGCAAAGGGGATAAATTTCTACCAGGATAAAAAATAGACGAACTGTAATCACTGCAAGTACTTTGATATATTTTTGAGCTTCAAAAAGACCACTCTTATAAGTAATTTATTGATTAGGTATTAAAAATTCAAAATAGCAGGATAAGCCCATGCTTATTTCCTATTGACAAACCTTGAAAGGGCTAGTCCTACTTATACTCTCTTGCCAGAGCCGATACACTGCGCGGCTAACTTTACCAGAGAGAACATTAAAACAGCTTAGGGAAGCGATCGCTACAGTAACTAATTTTAAACTATACTTTAACTCAGTAATAATACTAGTTATGAAACAAGGTAACTTTTGTGAATAGCATGAAAAATCTACTAAGTGCTGTCAAATCTTATCTCTGTACAGGATTACCTGTACTCCGCATTGACAAAATTGCCGTACCTGAACCCTCTTCCACATCAGGTTTATTAATGGTTTGCCTTTCATATCAAGTTCGGCTAATTACTTACGATCTAGTCGGTTTGCTTGGTAATAGGTAATACTCAAAACCAATTACCAATTACCAATTACCAATTCCCAATTACCAATTCCCAATTACCGACCTCCACAGATATCATAAGTGTTTAAACGGACATGATATCAAGCTTAATTTTGATGCTCAAGCATAAGCAGAAATCAACCAGTAGTATTACAGCCATCAAATAGGACGAAATGTCAAGATTTTTGCTTAAAAGAAAGTAGAAGCAATTCATGAATTGCTCCTACTTTTTGCCCGTACTTCACTCAGATGTAAACCGCTATATTTGTTCTTTAAATGCAAAATTTTACATCGATTTAACTAAATTGCTCACCTGCATCTAGGTTAAACAACATTTGCAGGGTTTGCATACAGCGCCGTCTGGCCTCAACATCCTGCTGCGATCGCAATTGCACCATTGGATCATGTAAAATTTTGTTAACTATTCCTCTTGTTAAGGCTTCGATCACTTCTTGATGTTTTTCGGCGAATTCTGAACCCAAACGCGACAAAGCTTTTTCTAATTCTTGTTCGCGGATGGTTTCAACTTTATTTCGCAGACAACTGATAGTAGAGACAGTTTCTAGACTACGCCACCAGACATCAAAAGCTTCCACTTCTTCATCTAAAAGCCTCTCTGCTTCCTGTGCCATCTTGCGGCGGCTTTCATAGTTTTGCGCCACTACCGCCTTCAAATCATCCACATTAAATGCTTGCACATTTTCTAGTTCATTGACATCGGTATGGACATTACGCGGCACAGAAATATCAAATAACATCAAAGGGCGGTTAGGCTCTAAAACTATTTCTAACTTCGCCCGATCAAGTATTGGCTCAGTAGCTGAAGTACTAGTAAATACAATATCGCCTTCGCCAATTACGGTCATCATTTCCGATAGCGAATGAGTGTAGATAGGATGTTCTGAAAACTGTTGTGCCAATTCCAGGGCGCGATCGCGAGAGCGATTTACTATACTAATTTGTGCAGCACCTTTAGAAATTAGATGTTGTACCAGCAAACGCGACATTTTGCCAGCACCTAAAATTACTACTCGGCAAGCAGCTAAATTTGCTACTTTCATCTGTGCCAACTCCACAGCTGCCGAACTTATAGAAACCGCACCAGTACCAATACTAGTTTCAGTGCGAACCCGTTTACCAGCTGTAATTGCTTGTTTAAATAATCGATTCAAAACTGTTTTTATACCATTGTATTGCTGTCCCAGCTTGTGAGTAGTCTTTACCTGAGCCAGAATTTGACCTTCGCCGAGTACCAGACTATCTAAGCCAGCCGCCACCCGCATAATGTGCATGACTGCATCATCATGCAGCAACATAAACAAGTGTTGTCGCAGAGACAAGGCAGGCAATTTACTGTATTCCGATAGAAATTGAGTAACTTCACGGATACCTTGCTCAACTTCACTGGTAACGATGTAGATTTCCAGGCGGTTACAAGTGCTAACAATTGCCACTTCATCAATATGAGGATAGCTGGAGAGTTGAGCGATCGCACTTTCGGTTTGTGGTTCTGGAATACTCAGCTTCTCACGGACTTCTACTGGGGCTGTTTTATGGCTTAACCCCACCACTGCAATATTCATTTCTTATCGGTAATTGGTAATGGGTTATGGGAAATTGGGCATGGGGCATGGGGCATGGGAATTGGGAATTGGTAATTGGTAATTGGTAATTGGTAATTGGGGATTAGAAAAATTTTTTCCCAGTCCCCAGTCACCAGTCACCAGTCCCCAGTCCCTAGTCCCCAGTCCCCAGTCCCTAATTACTAATGCAATTGCACAAGCTTAGGCTGGTCAACCATATGAATGGTATCCACAAAACGAGCAGTTTTTGATTGGCTGGAAATAACCAAGCTTTGAGTCCTTGCGCCGCCATTGAAGAAGCGTACACCTTGGATGAGATTACCGGTGGTAATACCGCAAGCTGCAAACAGAACTGTTTCACCAGATGCTAGTTCATGAGCATCGTAGACCTTATCGGGGTCATTGATATTCATAGACTTCAAACGGTCAAGGTTGGCTTCTTTGCTTTCTCCAATCAAACCAGTTTTCACTACTTCTGGATCGTAAATCAGTTGACCTTGGAAGTGTCCACCCAAAGCACGCATTGCGGCTGCGGATATTACACCTTCAGGCGCGGCACCGATACCCATCAGTGCGTGAATATTAGTACCAGCGAAGCCACAAGACAGCGCTGCACCCACGTCACCATCTGAAATTAGCTGCACTCTAGCGCCAGCAGAGCGGATTTCTTTAATCAAATCGTTGTGGCGATCGCGCTTCATTACTACTACCACAAGTTCATCAATAGAGCGGTCTAAAGCCTCCGAGAGAATCTTCAGGTTTTCTGTGGCTGATTTGTTGATGTCTACCTTACCCTTAGCGGCTGGTGGTGCTGCTAATTTCTTCATATAGAAGTCAGGCGCAGCAAATAACCCACCTTTTTCAGAAATTGCCAACACAGCCATTGAACCAGGTTGCCCGTAAGCTACCAAGTTGGTACCTTCACAGGGATCGACAGCAATGTCAATTTCGACTAATTCATCGGGGTTACACAACTCGTTGGCATCTTCACGAGTGCAGATACCAACTTCTTCCCCGATATACAGCATAGGGGCGTCATCACGTTCACCTTCTCCAATCACAATGCGACCGCGCATGTAAATTTTATTCATGCGCTCCCGCATAGCTTCCACTGCTACTTGGTCAGCAGTGTTTTTTTCGCCTTTACCCATCCACTTAGCGGATGCGATCGCGGCTTGCTCTACTACCTCAATAATCTCTAACCCAAGTGTATTTTCCACAGAGTCGCCCTCTCAACTGCTTGACTGTGCGTCGTTTTATCTGGCTATTTCAGTCTTTAAGTCTACCAAAGGGCGGTTACACCTGGGAAATACTCTCTAGTTGGTGCTGTGTTAAGTTTTGCTGCTAACCAACAAAATCAACCTGTTGCAGATTTTACTAATATTTTTGTACTAGTAAAAATTTCCTACGAGTACTATTCCCTTTCCCCCATTTGTGAAATAAGTCTAATGATCTACGCTAGAGATAACTCATAAAAATCCATAACATCAGAATATGCTGGACTTCCTTAACCCCCTTTTCGGTCGCCATCCAGAACGCATTAAAGCCAACGTAGAAATCTATACTTGGCAAACTTGCCCTTACTGCATCCGTGCCAAGCTGCTGCTGTGGTGGAAAGGTGTAAAATTTGTCGAATATAAAATCGACGGTAACGAAGTAGCCAGAGCTAAGATGGCAGAACGCGCCAATGGACGACGTACAGTACCGCAGATTTTTATCAATAATCAGCACATTGGTGGTTGTGATGACCTTTATGAGCTAGACGCAAAAGCTCAACTCGATCCACTTTTATTCCAAGTAACTAACTTGAAACTGCTGAGTCCTGAGTAAAAATAAAGTTTGGGTAGGGTGGTTATGATTTCAGCCTAACGCACCGTGTTATGCGCGGGTGCGTTAGGCTCTTTGATCATCGAAAATATCCGCCTAACACACCCTTGCATTCTGATTAAAAATCTGAGATTTTAGAAAGGACGAAGTTTCGACACTATACAAAAACATAAGCGCTCACACGCTGTTAATTCCAAAGCAACAGATAACAATAGCAGAAATAAAGAGTTGCTAAAAATTTTGATTGGAGTTGCCTGGATAGATGGTGTTATTCAACCAGAGGAACAACAATATTTACAACAGATTGTAACCAAAAAAGGCTTAATAGAAGATCCAGAGATCCAATCTTTGTTAGCGGGAACCAAACCAATTCAGCCTGATGAGTGTTATGAATATTTAAAAACTTACTTAGGAAGCTACCCTAGCACAGAAGATTATCAGGAATTGAGCGATACTCTTTGTACTTTGATTGAGAGCGATCGCAACATAGATAATCAAGAAGAAAAACTCCTCAAGACATTAAAAGAAACAAATGTAGTGGGAGGCCAGAATCTTCTCAATCGGTTTTTAGGTGTTTTGCTGACTAACAATTTTATTCCTGCGAAATTTCCCCAACTCTTGAAACCCACAGCAGAGGTCAAGCAAGGTTCTGTAACAGCGGAGATCTGGATAAGCTGCCCAAACCATTAATGAATGGTCTGCTCAAATATGATTTTGAAAATCATAGCTCAGTCACTCATTACTATGGTCAAGGACGCTTCGGAGGTGAGGGGGTATTTGTACCCCGACCTGGTGCCACTGCGGAAGATGACGGTTGGCTGTTAACTTATGTCTACGATACGCAGTTGGAAAGATCTGAATTACTGGTAATTAATGCCCAAGACATGGCATCTGAACCTGTAGCACGGGTACTGCTTCCCCAACGTGTCCCTTACGGTTTCCATGCTTTATGGGTTTCTGACACTTGAAACAAAGCAGGAGTGACGCAAGTCCCTAAATACACGGGGGGACAAAAAGACAAGGAAATAAGCAGAATAATCAATGCCCCATGTCCCATACCCAACAATAAATACCAACTGACAAAGGACAAATGACAGAAACAATAATTCAACCAGGCAAAGGTAAGACCTATTTATTAATGGGTGACTTGTACACTATTCTGGCTACAGGGGAAAATACAGGTGGAGTTTATGCGTCATCTGAGGTGCTAGTGCAACCTCAAGGCTATATACCACCTCACTTTCACGATCAAGAAGAAGCAAATTACCTTCTGGATGGGGAAATCGAGTATCAAATTGATGGCAAAACCATTGTTGCTACCCCAGGAACTTTTATTCATATTTCTAGAGGTCAAATTCATAGTTTTAAGAATCTTGGTTCAAAGCCTGCCAAATATATCTTGTGGACTACACCAGCTGGACTGGAAGAGTTTTTCCTAGAAGCAGGACAACTAGTAGAGCCAACTAATGAAGAAGAAAAGCTGAGTCTTTTAGGAAATGTTAATCCTGCCGATGTGGAAAAAGCGATCGCTTGTGCTGTCACAAAATATGGGATAAAATTTTTGCTTCCCGGTTCCCAGCCAGGTGGTGAGGAAAAATTAACCTGACAGATTGTGAGATTTCACATTGCCCATCTCGGCTTAACACTTTAGAAATATAAATCATATCATGTCCGTTTAAACACTTATGATATCTGTGGAGGTCGGTAATTGGGAACTTGTACTCTCGCAAGCCGAAGTATTGGTAATTGGTAATTGGTTTTGAGTATTACCTATTACCCATTACCTATTACCTATTACCAAGCAAACCGACTAGATCGTAAGTAATTAGCCGAACTTGATATCACTTGTCTTTCAAAACCACGTGATCCTATGTTTGAAAATTTTGAATATTGAGGTAATTTTAAATTTTTTAGCCCTAGACTTCAGTCTGTGGGCTATTTGCTCATACGATTTCTTTTTCAAAATTGTAGGACTTACGCGCATTGTCATATATCTTTGACAAAAATCGTCCAAAGTCAAGAGTCAAAAGTCCAAAAACCTTGGCTTTTTACCCTTGACTATTGACTCAAGACTGCCATCGCAGAAAATATGTGTGCCAGTTGCGTAAGTCCTGAATTGAAATGTTACATGTATTTTAGCTTAGTAACTCTGACAAAATTAAAAATCCAAAATCTAAAATCTAAAATCCAAAATGGTATTAATTGAATACCCAGAATATCTTCTACATCGGCAATGGATGAGCCACGCCTTAAAATTGGCACAAGCCGCAGGTGATGCTGGCGAAGTTCCTGTAGGTGCCGTTGTGGTTGATTCGAGTGGAAATTTGATTGCAGAAGGTGAAAACAGAAAAGAACGCGACAAAGATCCCACGGCTCACGCGGAAATCCTTGCTCTGAGGTCAGCTGCTCAAACTTTACAAAATTGGCATCTGAATCAATGCACTCTGTACGTAACTTTAGAACCTTGTCCAATGTGTGCTGGTGCTATTGTACAAGCACGTGTAGGAACACTCGTATATGCAGTAGATGATACAAAAACAGGGGCAATTCGTACTGTAACCAATATTCCTGATAGCGCGGCTTCTAATCACCGTCTGCGAGTTGTTGGAGGCATTCTAGAATCAGCCTGTCGTCAGTATTTGCAAGCTTGGTTTGCTACTCGGCGGCGTCAGAAAAATTAACAGACAGAGGGGAAACTGTCCAGTACCTACGACACAATTTACAAAAGAAAATTTACGGTGTAATTAATCAAGATTTTATTACATTCTTCCGGACAACCAGCAGCTACCATATATCATGCAATTTTACTCTTCCGATCATACTTACCAGGAAATATCAGCACCTACCCAAGCAAAATACGAGGTAGCTGATGTTACTTCGCGGGTTTCTCCTTGGCTAAGTTCTCTGGCGTATTTATTAGGGCGTAACCTTCTTTTACCATTATTCTTTGGAAAAATTAGAATTACCGGACAAAAAAATATTCCCATAAATGGCCCTGTGATTCTAGCTCCCACACATCGGGCACGTTGGGATTCTTTGCTTTTACCTTACGCTACTGGTCGTTGCGTCACAGGTCGAGACTTACGATTCATGGTGACTATTGATGAATGCCAAGGATTGCAAGGCTGGTTTGTCCGACGCTTGGGAGGTTTTCCTGTAAATGCTCGACACCCAGCCGTCAAAACTCTGCGTCACGCAGTGCAATTACTTCAAGAT
Above is a window of Nostoc sp. UHCC 0702 DNA encoding:
- a CDS encoding Nif11-like leader peptide family natural product precursor, whose translation is MYYQLWDFFLREEQYLIWKEKIKLQNKFDKSTWQKIIDFLSLIEHSFLLKSQLGETDSLEQFIKLATENGCNLTAEELAWFLITRKQIWDTFDLAQKTPSLKEELLAAKNPQDFIKIAAENGYYFSVKELAWLLTELKSFSELVPINNSVGEILTVSNYGKIEIGYWIWLAEDWGIVPPFCHLDQPDTRLTQYTPNPFLPDRCFLPKSYFNQRLLSLV
- a CDS encoding glucose-6-phosphate isomerase yields the protein MDARALWQRYQNWLYFHEGLGLYLDVSRMRFDDAFVESLQPKFDKAFADMAELEKGAIANPDENRMVGHYWLRNPDLAPTPELTQEIVQTLEKIEAFAEKVQTGAIHPPRASRFTDVISIGIGGSALGPQFVAEALAPDFPPLKIHFIDNSDPAGIDRTLNHLRNNLASTLVLVISKSGGTPEPRNGMIEVKKAYAGHNLDFAQYAVAITSPDSNLDKVAQSEGWLARFPMYDWVGGRTSEMSAVGLVPAALQGIDVRAMLEGAKEMDDATRVLDVKNNPAALLALSWYFSGNGRGEKDMVVLPYKDSLLLFSRYLQQLVMESLGKEKDLDGNVVHQGIAVYGNKGSTDQHAYVQQLREGVPNFFATLIEVLEDRNGSSPEIDPGVTGGDYLSGFLQGTRQALYENQRDSITVTIPQVNARTVGALIALYERAVGFYASLVNINAYHQPGVEAGKKAAAVILDLQTRVLAVLQKEKTPLSLEEIADKAGAADQVEAIYKILRHLYANQRSVVLQGNLGQPSSLKVSAS
- a CDS encoding cytotoxic translational repressor of toxin-antitoxin stability system; translation: MNLEVRYARSFLIDLRSLEPVAYQRVYDFVFLEFAQKGLLHSLPELRQLDSEGIFHRFTIDKYLIGIEIRGEIVKFLRVIPMPDV
- a CDS encoding branched-chain amino acid ABC transporter permease; this encodes MVDYLIFLTISTAILALFSLGLNLQWGFTGLINFGHVAFMTLGAYTTVLLSLKGVPLFISAVIGAIVAAMLGLVIGFATLRLREDYLAIVTIGTGELIRLVLNNQELPVGDTWVSGAFGVQSYPIPLTTEPNLFFRLVMIGLLTLLAAVTFFMLWRWIRQAKISIVADSSQEIVSKQEFTTRLGVAIVLSLLTAAIYISGVITLYNYNPKGGLMLLSLLILAFIFWRLAILVRSPWGRVLKAIREDEEVPKAMGKNVFWYKVQSLMLGGAIAGIAGAFYAWQLSAIYPDKTFEPQVTFDAWIMVIIGGSSNNIGTILGAVIFIAYDAITREVMPRIIPLDEARLGAFRIMVIGLILMVLMIWRPQGILGKKEELTLGK
- a CDS encoding ABC transporter ATP-binding protein — encoded protein: MVNNQFHQSSSLPLLVATGLCKSFGGIKAVYNANIEVNKGSITGLIGPNGAGKTTLFNLLSNFIRPDKGRVIFDGEPIHHLQPYQIAQQGIVRTFQVPRTLSRLSVLDNMLLAAQKQTGENFWQVQLQPHIVAKEEKQLQEQAMSLLAAVGLAKKAHDYAGSLSGGQRKLLEMGRALMTNPKLILLDEPAAGVNPKLIDDICDRIITWNRQDGMTFLIIEHNMDVIMSLCDRVWVLAEGQNLADGAPTEIQTNPKVLEAYLGK
- a CDS encoding metalloregulator ArsR/SmtB family transcription factor, which translates into the protein MKREQFQTLLQFFKALADESRLKIVGILATQECSVEELAALMQLKEPTVSHHLAKLKELNLVTMRPEGNSRLYQLDNEALQNISKEIFTPEKMASLIEDVDTEAWENKVLKSYLEVDITSLEGVQRLKEIPASRKKRLVILKWLASKFDPRVHYPERTMNEILKRYHPDCATLRRELISYQLMQRENGVYCRITEM
- a CDS encoding glutamyl-tRNA reductase; its protein translation is MNIAVVGLSHKTAPVEVREKLSIPEPQTESAIAQLSSYPHIDEVAIVSTCNRLEIYIVTSEVEQGIREVTQFLSEYSKLPALSLRQHLFMLLHDDAVMHIMRVAAGLDSLVLGEGQILAQVKTTHKLGQQYNGIKTVLNRLFKQAITAGKRVRTETSIGTGAVSISSAAVELAQMKVANLAACRVVILGAGKMSRLLVQHLISKGAAQISIVNRSRDRALELAQQFSEHPIYTHSLSEMMTVIGEGDIVFTSTSATEPILDRAKLEIVLEPNRPLMLFDISVPRNVHTDVNELENVQAFNVDDLKAVVAQNYESRRKMAQEAERLLDEEVEAFDVWWRSLETVSTISCLRNKVETIREQELEKALSRLGSEFAEKHQEVIEALTRGIVNKILHDPMVQLRSQQDVEARRRCMQTLQMLFNLDAGEQFS